CAACGAACTCACGGTACGCGTATCGTCCATCCGGCTGCTGACCAAATCGCTGCGCCCGCTGCCGGAGAAGTTCCACGGCCTGACCGACCAGGAGCAGCGCTACCGGCAGCGCTACCTCGACCTGATGGTGAACGAGGATTCGCGCAGGACCTTCCTCGCCCGCTCGCGCACCGTGCAGGCCGTGCGGCAGTTCCTGCTCGACCGGGGCTACCTCGAGGTCGAGACGCCGATGATGCACCCGATCCCGGGAGGCGCGAACGCGCGGCCTTTCGCGACCCACCACAATGCCCTGGACATGGAGCTGTTCCTGCGTATCGCACCCGAGCTCTACCTGAAACGCCTGGTGGTGGGCGGCTTCGAACGGGTGTTCGAGATCAACCGCAATTTCCGCAACGAGGGCATCTCGACCCGGCACAATCCCGAGTTCACGATGCTCGAGTTCTACTCGGCCTACACCCGCTACCGCGAGCTGATGGCGCTGACCGAGCAGATGTTCGCGCAGGTCGCGCGCACCGTCACAGGCAGCGAGAAGATCACCTACCAGGGGCGCGAGCTCGACTTCGGCAAGCCGTTCGCGAAGCTCACGATCCTCGAGGCGATCGCGAAGTACGCGCCACAGTACACGCCGGCGCAATTGTCCGACCGGGGCTGGCTGGTTGGAGAGCTCGCGCGACTGGGCGAAACGGTGCACCCAGACGACGGTCTGGGTGGCATGCAGCTGTCGCTGTTCGACGCGACGGTCGAGACGCAGCTGTTCGAACCGACCTTCATCATCGACTACCCGACCGAAGTTTCGCCGCTGGCCCGACGCAACGATGCCGACCCGTCGATCACCGAGCGCTTCGAGCTGTTCATTGCCGGACGCGAGATCGCCAACGGCTTCTCCGAGCTGAACGATCCCGACGAACAGGCCTCGGTGTTCAGGCAGCAGGCCAACCGGAAGGAGTCCGGCGATGCCGAGGCGATGCACTACGACGCCGACTACGTGCGCGCGCTCGAATACGGCCTGCCGCCGTGCGGCGGCGAAGGCATCGGTATCGACCGGCTGGTGATGCTGCTGACCGACAGCAGCACGATCCGCGACGTGATCCTGTTCCCGCAGATGCGTCGCGAGGACTGACGTCACGATCCGCGCGGCCTGCTTCCGCGCGGACGCCGCCGACGCCTTGGGTGCGCGGTCGCGTTACGCGGCCACGCTGGTGTCGAAGCCGAGATCCCAGCGATACGGCTGCTCGGTCCCTTCGATGTCGGTCGCACCCGCGCGTCGCACCCGCCCGAGCAGGCGAGCGCCGACCCTGGCATCCCCGGCCAGCTCGATGCCGCCGTCCTTCACCCAGTCGCGGCTCTGGCGATTGAAGGTGACCGGCGTGCCGCCCATGTTCGCGAACAGCACGGAATAGCGCACCAGGTTGTCGAACCCGGCCTTGCCTGGCGCCTTCAGTCGCAGTTCCAGCACCAGGAAAGGCGCGGTGCGCCTGGCCAGCGCCTGCACGACCGAACGCATCCGGCGGACCTCTTCGATCGTCGCCGCCGGTAGCGGTTCGGGGAAGAATCCGACGGTCGCGAGCAAGCCATCGGGCGAGGTGAACGCAATGCCCGCGCCGAACGCGAAGTCGGCGCCGAGCCAGTGCGCGGTCGCCTCTACGCGATCGCCACGGCTGCAGCCGGGCAGCGCCAGCGCAGCGCCGGCAACCAGCAGCATCCCGCGTCGGCAGGCATTCAAGTGCCGCCGCCCGCGATGCGCTCGAGCAGTGCCGGCAGGTGCGACACATCCTCGATCAGGTGCGCGCCGGGCTCGCGTGCCAGGGTGTCCCTGCGGTGCGCGCCCGTCCACACCGCCACGTTCACGCCGCAGCCGGCGTTGCGGCCCGACTGGATGTCGAGCACCGTGTCGCCGATGTTGAGAACGCGAGCCACGTCGATGGTTCCGGTGCGTTCCATCGCGCGAAAGATCATGTACGGAGCAGGGCGGCCCTTCGGCACGTCGTCGCTGCACACCAGCGCGTCGGCGACGCCGCGCTCCCAGCCGACCGCAGCCAGCACCAGCGCCTGGGTATCGCGGTCGAAGCCGGTGTTCAGTACGATCGCGACCCCGCGGCTTCGCAGCCAGTCGAACACCTGCACGGCACCCTGCACCGCGAGTGCTCCCCCCGCACGGAAGCGTCGGTCGAGTTCTCCGCGGAAGGCCTCGTAGACCGCATCCGAATGGCGTTCGAGGTCGGCCACGCCGAGGCGTGCCTTCACCAGGTGGCGGATCGCCTCGCGCTTGCCCGCCCCCCGGATCGCGACGAGTTCGTCCGCCGTCGCGGACAGGCCATGGGACGCCAGCGCGGCATCGAAGGCCAGTGGCACGACGCCGGTGTCCTGGATGGTGGTACCAGCCATGTCGAACACGGCGAGGCTGATCGGCAGCGCCCTGGCTGCCCGGGGTGGGTCGATGCTCATCGGTACGTTCTGCACGGGTCGATCCCGATGGTATCCCGCCAGCATCCGGTGCATCCGGTTTGCGGCTGCATCCCAGCGCCAGCTGGAAAGCCCTTCCAGCCGCACGCCGCAAGGCATCGCCGTCGGTGAACGCGAGCCATCCTTCGACTGCTGGCGCCAGGGCGGACAGTCGCGCCTCGCAGCACCGGGCGGGTCATGCGTCGATCGCGTGCGCCATCAATTGCTCGAGCGTCACCACCGACAGCGCGGCCCGATGGGTCGCCGCGAGCACCACGCCCGGCGCCATGCCTGCATCGAACGCTTCCTTCCAGCGCGTCACGCACAGGCACCAGCGGTCGCCGGGCTTCAGCCCGTCGAAGCCGTAGGCCGGCATCGGCGTGCTGAGGTCGTTGCCGCGCGCCTTCGAGAATGCGAGGAACTCGGCAGTCACCCGGGCACACACGGTGTGGCTGCCGAAGTCTTCGACCGCGGTCTCGCAGCACCCGGAGCGGAAGTAGCCGGTCAACGGCTGCACCGAACAGGTTGCAAGGGGCGCGCCCAGCACGTTGAACTGGGACGATCCTCCACCGCCGTGTGATCCATCCATGGAGCCCCCCGTCAGCCCGCGTTGCGCAGCACGACCGGCATTTCGGGAACCGGGAAGCCAGCCTCGCCGAACGACTCGCGTATGGTGCGGTTCGTGTCGAAGTACACCTGCCAGTAGTGGTCATTGTTGCAGTAGGGCCGCACGGCCAGCACCGGCCCGCTCGGTGTGAATTCGAGGATCTCGACGTCGGGCGCAGGTGCCGCCAGCACATTGGGGATCTTCGCGATGCGGTCGCGCAGCAGCGCGATCGCAGCGGCATGGTCGGCACCCTGCGCAAGCTGCGCCTTGAGGTCGACCCTGCGATAGGCGTTCGCGGAATAGTTCTGGATGCTGTCGCCGAATATCCGGTTGTTGCCGACGATGGTCAGCACGTTGTCAGGCGTATTGATCGCAGTGCCGAACAGGCCGATCTCCTTCACCGTGCCGGTAACGCCGCCGGCGGTGACGAAGTCGCCCACCTTGAACGGCCGCAGCACGACCAGGAAAGCCCCGGCCGCGAAATTGGCGAGCAACCCGCCCCAGGCCGCACCGATCGCCACGCCGACGCCGGCGACCAGCGCCGCGAAGGTGGTCGTTTCCACACCGAAGTAGCCAAGGATGGCGACGACCAGTGCGATCTTCAGCACCACGGCGACGAACGAACCGATGTAGCGCAGGATCGTCGGCTCGACCTTCTGCCGCTCGAGCGCAGCGCTGAGCACGCGAACAGCCAGGTTGATCAGCCAGGTGCCCACGACCCAGAACGCGATCGCGGCAGCGACCTGGAATGCGCCATGGATCAGGATCGGCTGCGCCGTCGTCCAGAATTCACCGATGTTCATTTTTCCAAGCCCCGTCCCCGTTATCGAATCGCGAATGGTGCAGGATAGGAACGCGCAACTCAAGGACTGCACTCCGGCCCGGTCGCGCACGGCGCGGACGCCCCGGAACCGCGGTAGCATCCCGGCCCCGGCCCGGGCAACCCCGCGGCCGGCCTCCGGAACCCGTGACTGGAAGCCCGTTCATGAGCCAGAACAGCCCTGCCCCCGCCCTGCCCGACGTGTCGGTCGCCGAACGCCTCGTGGACCTCGCGCTGGCGATCGACCCGAAGACGCTACCCGCAGCCGTACGCGCCCAGGCCGAGTCGCTGCTGCTCGACGTCGCCGGCCTGTGCGTGGCGGCACGCGACACCGATTACATCCGGGCGCTCGTGGCCTCGGTCGACAGCGGCGGGACGGCGACGGCGATCGGACATGCCGGACGCTTCAATGCCGAGGATGCCGCGCTGATCAATGGCACTGCCGCGCATGGCGAGGACTTCGACGACACGTATGAAGGCGGCCCGGTGCACAGCGCCACGGTGATCGTGCCTGCCGTGCTCGCCGCATGCGAGCGCTTCGGACGCGACGGGCAGTCGGCGCTCGCCGGGATCGTGGCCGGCACCGAGGCGCTGTGCCGGATGAGTCGCGTCGTACCGAAGGCGATCCACCGCTCGGGTTTCCATCCCACGGCGATCCTGGGCACAATGGCCGCCACGCTGGCTGTATCGGTCGCGCTCGGGCTCACCCGCCGGCAGGCCGTCGACGCGCTGGGTACGGCCGGCAGCATGGCCAGCGGCATCATCGAGTACCTCGCCGAAGGCTCGTGGACCAAGCGCCTGCATGCCGGATGGGCGGCACAATGCGGCGTACGCGCCGCGCGCATCGGGCAGCAGGGGTTCTTCTCGCCGCGCACCGTGTTCGAGGGCACGCATGGCCTGTACAACGGCTTCGCGCACAGTGCCGAGGGCGACTATGCCGCGCTGCTGGACGGCTTCGGTACCGACTGGACGATGCTGTCGATCACCTTCAAGCCGTATGCAACCGGCACGATGAACCAGCCCTATATCGACTGCGCGCTGCGCCTGGCGCGCCGGGCGCAGGCCGAAGGATTCCGCGCGGAGGACGTTGTCGACGTGCTCTGCGAAACCGCCGAGGGCTACGTGCATCGGCTCTGGGAGCCGCTCGCCTCGAAGCACCGGCCGGCGACCGAATACGGCGCGAAGTTCAGCGCACCGTTCAACATCGCGGTCGGCTTCATCACCGGCGCAGCGGGCCTGGACGCCTTTACCCCGGCCACGGTGCGCGACGAGCGCATCCTCGCCCTCGCCTCGAAGGTACGCTACGTCGTCGACCCGGCGAATCCGTATCCGCGCGCCTACACCGGCCATGTCCGGTTCACGCTGGCCGACGGGCGCGTGGTCGAAGAACGCCAGCCCTTCATCCGAGGC
Above is a genomic segment from Rhodocyclaceae bacterium containing:
- the lysS gene encoding lysine--tRNA ligase, yielding MTDASSLPPAAPVDADHIVAERRAKLAALRASGVAYPNDFERVHLAGDLQAAHAGDDKAALEANPVEVTLAGRILLKRVMGKASFASVRDGSGMIQLYVSDDGTGAEAHEAFKHYDLGDIVGATGILFRTKTNELTVRVSSIRLLTKSLRPLPEKFHGLTDQEQRYRQRYLDLMVNEDSRRTFLARSRTVQAVRQFLLDRGYLEVETPMMHPIPGGANARPFATHHNALDMELFLRIAPELYLKRLVVGGFERVFEINRNFRNEGISTRHNPEFTMLEFYSAYTRYRELMALTEQMFAQVARTVTGSEKITYQGRELDFGKPFAKLTILEAIAKYAPQYTPAQLSDRGWLVGELARLGETVHPDDGLGGMQLSLFDATVETQLFEPTFIIDYPTEVSPLARRNDADPSITERFELFIAGREIANGFSELNDPDEQASVFRQQANRKESGDAEAMHYDADYVRALEYGLPPCGGEGIGIDRLVMLLTDSSTIRDVILFPQMRRED
- a CDS encoding phosphonatase-like hydrolase; the protein is MSIDPPRAARALPISLAVFDMAGTTIQDTGVVPLAFDAALASHGLSATADELVAIRGAGKREAIRHLVKARLGVADLERHSDAVYEAFRGELDRRFRAGGALAVQGAVQVFDWLRSRGVAIVLNTGFDRDTQALVLAAVGWERGVADALVCSDDVPKGRPAPYMIFRAMERTGTIDVARVLNIGDTVLDIQSGRNAGCGVNVAVWTGAHRRDTLAREPGAHLIEDVSHLPALLERIAGGGT
- a CDS encoding DUF2237 domain-containing protein, with amino-acid sequence MDGSHGGGGSSQFNVLGAPLATCSVQPLTGYFRSGCCETAVEDFGSHTVCARVTAEFLAFSKARGNDLSTPMPAYGFDGLKPGDRWCLCVTRWKEAFDAGMAPGVVLAATHRAALSVVTLEQLMAHAIDA
- a CDS encoding mechanosensitive ion channel family protein, which translates into the protein MNIGEFWTTAQPILIHGAFQVAAAIAFWVVGTWLINLAVRVLSAALERQKVEPTILRYIGSFVAVVLKIALVVAILGYFGVETTTFAALVAGVGVAIGAAWGGLLANFAAGAFLVVLRPFKVGDFVTAGGVTGTVKEIGLFGTAINTPDNVLTIVGNNRIFGDSIQNYSANAYRRVDLKAQLAQGADHAAAIALLRDRIAKIPNVLAAPAPDVEILEFTPSGPVLAVRPYCNNDHYWQVYFDTNRTIRESFGEAGFPVPEMPVVLRNAG
- a CDS encoding MmgE/PrpD family protein encodes the protein MSQNSPAPALPDVSVAERLVDLALAIDPKTLPAAVRAQAESLLLDVAGLCVAARDTDYIRALVASVDSGGTATAIGHAGRFNAEDAALINGTAAHGEDFDDTYEGGPVHSATVIVPAVLAACERFGRDGQSALAGIVAGTEALCRMSRVVPKAIHRSGFHPTAILGTMAATLAVSVALGLTRRQAVDALGTAGSMASGIIEYLAEGSWTKRLHAGWAAQCGVRAARIGQQGFFSPRTVFEGTHGLYNGFAHSAEGDYAALLDGFGTDWTMLSITFKPYATGTMNQPYIDCALRLARRAQAEGFRAEDVVDVLCETAEGYVHRLWEPLASKHRPATEYGAKFSAPFNIAVGFITGAAGLDAFTPATVRDERILALASKVRYVVDPANPYPRAYTGHVRFTLADGRVVEERQPFIRGGVHAPLSREELESKFRGNTAYGQWSDSASARLLAATRSLYDGPVELSAFRPD